GTCAACCCacaaaaatctagattttttagaGTCAAGTGTTTAGATTAATACAGTCAAAAAATGCTCGATTTGAATGACAAAGCAGGTattcaaatgaacaaaaattttgGAACACTTATTGTTgatgttgggggggggggattcGAGAATCTTGAATTTCCGTATTATAAATGCTTCAGGTTGACTATATGTGAGTTTTGCTGCACTAGGTTgagttttgctttgttttgctacatttcattattataaatgggaaaaaaagagCTACCACTATTTTTCCTAGGACTATTGTCTTGCTTTGTGACTTTCTTGTATCATGCTCGatccaatatttttcaatttcggtATGCCACCTTTTGGTATATAAAATAACTAGTTATTTggtttcaaataaaaaaaaaaagttgctgcATATATAGGTTGAAGTATCTTGTATGTACAGGTTGTTGCATGTATATATAGTCTCTAATTCCAACATTTTCATgattcttcttaattaatttgctgtATATTCTTGCctacaattttaattaatttgctaaagccaaaaaataaagtaaaacatTAACCAAGGAACTCAACATGTTTAAGTGGGCTTATCTGCATGCATTACAGCTTGAGCATTTTgcactagagagagagagggagagagagagccctCATGTCAAAACTTGTCCAAGACATGTCCATAACAATCTAAAACATTGACAAAAGCCGACTCATTACATCATGTGCTCATTAAATTCACTAAACATGACTAATTACATCATATGTTCATTACAATCAGTTGTCCAAAGCTAAAACAGCTTACATGAGTCGGAGCACTGCCCAACATACATAAATGTTTTTGAGATACATAAAAATTACAGCAAAAATCGCAATAAGAAAATCTTGAACCACGATGTCAACAACACTTTTAAGGTTCCCTTATACTTCTTCTCCATTGCTTTATATTTCGCTTGTTCGATCATTACATGTTCATGAAATAACCTCTCATTCCTTCGTTGAGCTAACTTCAATGTCATCTTGCCACAGTAACAAAATGGTCTGTCCAAACTTGCTTTGCCTTTCCCTCTTGAAGTCCACGTCCTTGAACCGGTATTGGTACTTGAACTTGTCATTGGTAAATAGATAAACATAGTCCACAATAAATGAAGCAACAAGTTAGGCTGCTAAGTATTGCCATGACACTACTTGCAATATACTAAGTCAGGTTTCCCTCTTAGCATCGACAATAGATGGACAACCTTAAGATAaactgaaataaattgaaatcatTTGCTAATTTCTGTGCAGTGGTTTTGGGGATTGGGTTGCTATAAATTGAAAGAAACATTTAGAATAGCATCAACATCATCATAGAATTCAGTTTTCTCAAGTACTTAGATATCAAGGCCTTAGACATCATCCCAACTTTGCAATTTTCTCAAGATGCTATAAATCACAGTCAAGTATATCAGAAATTCCATGTTTGAATGTGGGTTTAATTCCCAGGTTAGTCTTTAGCCCTGCCATGGATAAGAATACGATTCTAGGTAAGGTAGCTTAGCTAAAAAGTGCATGCACATGATCGTGTACTGCTAACTAGTTAAAtctaatgctttttttttttttttttgtttaaaaaaaaaagctagctCAAAATGAAGCCTCAGATccctaataattaattagttgatgAAGTTAGGTACAATTGCAATAAGCCCTAGTGCATGTTTGTTTACTGATAATCTAGTCTATTAGCTTATAATTAACAACACGATTGTATTGGGCAGATCAATGATGGACATGATCTATATATGTGACTAGCTAGCATGCAGCGTGTTTGCTCAATGGTTTGCATGGGAAGAACAAACCCAAGTAAAAATGGTCGTTCCCTTTTGGCCTCACCCGCCTTTACTCTCTACAAGACTACAACATCATCCCAGAATTCAGAACTTATAACAAGTTGTGTGGTTAAGCACGCATCAAGTAGTGTAACATTAAACTTATATCAACTTAGTAGACATGAAATGAAGACATGCATCCAAGACAATTTATTAGGAAGAAAAGGAacgtaaaaaagaaaacaagaaagaaaatgaaattgtaTGAGACTTTTTCTTATAAGTGAAATTGTATGATACTTTAACAGACGCTATGAATAATTCCAACTGTATTGAGATTCCACCTAAAGGATTTCCAAAGTTATTAGAACATTTTGCAACCtcgggctcgtttgttttcagagatgagatgagttgagattaaagttaaaaagttgaataaaatattgttagaatatattttttaatatcatttttattttagaacttgaaaaagttaaattgtttattttattttgtatggggatttgagaaagttgtaatgatgagatgagatgatatgttttctgaaaacaaacgaaaccttaGAGATGCACCAACATTTTTGACTACCGACCAAGTGCCTATAAATACCACCTAAGCTACAccaatacattttattttatcagtaAGAGGGAAACTTGTTAATGAGAATAGACagagcccaagtacatgggacatatacaagctACACAAATAAATGAAGACTAAAGTATCTAAACTAGAAACAAAACAATCTACCTCTTGAATGACATCCGGTTTCTCCATCTGAACAAAGACTTTAGAATCCTGCCTTTACAAACTAGGCTTCTTAAAAGATGAAGACTTCTTTCGAAAGATTtgcaagaaaaatagaaaactcTGTCCACTTCCTGATGATACAACTTGATCTACATAAAAGGCAAGGAAAATCACAACAAACCACTCAACAACCATGATAATCATGACCTCTGCCATCCCATTCACGCTATCACTCAAATCTCCCAACCGCATCCCATTAGTTCCCAAAAATTCTGAAAGATTTCTATTGAAATCTTAAATGTGACAGAGAAATTATAACCACCGGTATATCAACTCTAATCAAACCAAATTGCTAATTTGAGTGGTTGATCATATCTTTTCTCTCACATAAATCTAGAAGACTTCTATTGAAATCTTAAATGTGACGGCATAAGCTATGGAATGAATCTGTTCCCGTGCATGACAAGCTTCTCTTTATTACTTGCTCATTTTAGGGAGGAAAAACACTGGGCCCATTTGATAACATagatgcatacacataaccatTGGGCAGAATGTTTTCTTTGAGTCTTTTTTACAAATACTTGCTATTCATTTCTCAAAGTGACGTTATCAATTCATATCCCTCCATATTTCTATAACCCAGATTACAATCATCATAACAATAAGATTACAATCATTCAAAAAATTACAcggcatttaaaaaaattacccaAATCGTCTTTGTGAAGAACAGCGGCAGGAAGTTTCTCTCAGGGTAaagatatatgatttttttgggGGTTGAGCTCAGTCCATTGTCCCGGCTTTAGGAGTCCAGATTCGTTTCCTTCGTGGTAGTGGTAGTCAAGGTCTTGAGAGAGGGATTCTGAAGCGAGGTTGTGGTAGTCTGATTAATTCAGGGAGGGAGAGAATATACGGCACACGAAGTTGATTCAGGGAGGAAAAGGCAAGAGAGGGAGTGTCGACGAGGAAGGCAAGAGAGGGATGAACGAGAGAGGGAAATGAGTGTCAAGGGAGATGGTGAGTTCAAATTTCGAATTGGATTGGAGGAATAAGTGAACCGGTTTGCTAAGTGGATTTTCGTGTAGCGTGTGCTCGATAGAATCAAATGAAGAGTAGATTTTTCCTTTACATTAAGATCATACTTTTTGCTTGTTAAAGTAATTttgtgaaatgatttataaataattagtattttttacTATGACTTTaaagtttggattttaaattttagtaaccCAATCTTTATTTTTGAACATGGTGTTACTCAATTCAATGGGATGGTAACCAATAAATTTGTCcatctcttataaaaaaaaaaaaaaagacttgggTATGACTCCAAACTCAAAAACAAGAGCCCTGcatctctccctccctccctccctaaTTCCCTAGGGTTTTAGAAAAGTGCTTTTAGATTCTCTACTGGGTTTAGTGGGAGACGCTTACAGATTCAGATTCTGACTCGGGTCTATAAGAAAATCCTAAGACTTTTTGATTGATTGTTAGATAAGGGATTGAATACAATGGCGGCGGCCCTGAACGTTCCTCTTACTGCTTCAACTCCTACAGCTACTGCGCTTCCGCAGATGACGAAAGGGGAGGAGAAAGTGGATTACTTGAACCTCCCTTGTCCTATTCCCTACGAGGAGATCCACCGTGAAGCTCTCAGtttgtctttctctctctggaTCACTGTTTTTCCCTTCTTTAAAGACTCCAGTCTGTGTGTTTGGTTGCATGTTTTTCAATCAGGAGCTTACAATTGCTGAAACATttgaatgtttttcttttctctttgtttcttttttattttttatatgcaaaGTAAGATGGTATGCAATTTGTTGACAATGTGCATTTGTTTGGGCAGTGTCTCTAAAGCCAGAACTTTTTGAAGGGATGCGCTTTGATTTTACCAAAGGGCTCAATCAGAAGTTCTCACTTAGTCACAGGTAGCTTTGGCTTTCTCGATTTTGTTTCAGATTTCTGtgcatgattttcatttttttagtattgattTTGATGGTAACTGTTCGTTGTTCACCGCCTAACAGTGTGTTTATGGGACCAATGGAGATTCCTTCGCAATCTTCTGAAACAATTAAAATTCCTGCTGCTCACTATGAATTTGGTGCCAACTTTATAGACCCAAAGGTACCTGACCTCTTGTCCAAGGAAATTGGCTCTTTCATCATGAATTTTAGTTAACAATATGCTGTTGGCATGTACGGATTTTACATAGCTGATGCTTTTTGGGAGAATAATGACTGATGGGAGGCTCAATGCGAGAGTGAAGTGTGATTTAACGGAAAATCTTTCATTGAAGGATTTTACAATTGCTGAaacgtttgaatgttttttGGTTAACAATATGCTGTTGGCATGTATGGATTTTACATAGCTGATGCTTTTTGGGAGAGTAATGACTGATGGGAAGCTCAATGCGAGAGTGAAGTGTGACTTAACGGAAAATCTTTCGTTGAAGGCTAATTCTCAGGTGAAGTATACTTGATAACGTCTCCTTGATGgaatttttccctttttttccaCACATGGctctatacatacatatattttgaTGACAACGTCCCTTACAATGTACAAGACAGTTGATAATCTTTTTCTTGTGATTTCTCAGCTTACAAATGAGCCACATATGTCACATGGCATGGTTTCTTTTGATTACAAGGTTAAATTCTTTTACTTAAAAGCATGCTATTTGTTTTTACATTGCGATTTACTGATGATATTGTGGTAATTGggcataattattatttatttaagcaTCAAATCATGCATAACTCGTAAACTACCAGGTGTTCTACTACTTGTAGACCAAACTATCAAAATTGACACATTGCACCCTCAAAATACTAGGAATTGGGAAATAATACTCTGCATCCAAATCTAACCATTAATTTAGCAAAAACTAGACAAAGTGACATAATCTTAACTGTCAATTCCTACTGAATGTTGCTATTTTCTAGTTGGCAGTAGTTGCTGGATGCAATGGGTTGGGTTAGATGGTTTTAAGTGCAAAGTGTAAAACTCTTGGTAGTTTAGGGATGAAaagtattaatgttttattttattttgtttcctgaTTTGCTGAGAGTTCTtttagggctggtttggatagtgaggtgaggtgaggtgaaatgagatgagatgattttagataagttgaataaaatattattagaatattattttttgaatattattattgttttggtatttgaaaaagttgaattgtttattatattttgtatgaaaatttgagaaatttgtaatgatgagatgagatgagatgggttgagagtatttatgtatccaaacggggctcGACTCTAGTGGcactttaatttcttgaaaGTTTGTTACCATCATAAGTATTAAGATTGCTGGGCTTCTCATTTTCTGAAATTCATACATGGACACAAATTTCTACTAATAGAGTTTATTTGACCCTTCATTTAAGGAGAGTTAAGGGGGCTAAAAatgcacattttttaaaataattaaactattgaaaaagaaagtcatTTTAGTATGGtgattatctcatcttattcaaATTAAGCATAGTGCTaccaagtttcttttttttttttttaagaaaaaaatccaagtcatcaaaatatattggaaaacccctaggggttggctcaagtggtaaatgCCTTGGTCTTTgaggtatgctccctccaggtcttAGGTTCAAATCCCactaggtgcaaacaatctatAGGGGCTATCGGATTGGCTGATTTTTCCGTTGAATCACCCAAattgcacttgcgggaaactcttGCCGAGAGCCTGTGCATccccgggattagtcaggaTGCTATTCTAGGACACCCTGTAccaatcaaacaaaagaaatatattggaAAATGTTTGGGCATTAATTGATTCCACTAGATTTCTCGTGTTAATAATGAACAGaaaaacccctaggggttggctcaagtggtaaaagccTTGGGTTTTGGGATATGCTTCCctcaggtctaaggttcaaattctcttgagtgcaaacaatctctaggggtcaTCGGAGTGAGGGattttctcttgaattacccgaggtgcacttgcggaaaactccttACTGAGAGCCTGTGCATGATCTTAATGGTGGACCTTCTATATCCAATAGGACTTCTCCTGGATTGCTTAATAAACTGTTCTAGTGGGTGTGTTTGTGTATTTAGGATTTACTCCCAACAGGTGGGTCCGAAAGGCCCTGCCTTGGTGAGGTTCtatttcacaaaacaaaatatggatctttcaaTTTGTTGAAACCCATTGTATTCTGTGCAGGGCAAAGACTACAGGACCCAGTTTCAACTGGGAAATGGTGCCTTATTTGGAGCAAATTATATTCAGGTATAAGATATGCATTATTGTGatgtctttatctttattttggtttattgtCTTTAAAACCCTGTTGTGGTGGTTGGATTATAAACAATTTTGTAAAAAGTGTATtatgaacttataaaaaattatattgaaaatcTGCTCATGGGTATATGGAAATAAATGAGCAGTATCAGTCATAGGTGGCATGTAGTATAGAATTTCTTGATGTAATCTGTTTGTATTATGGAAAGACCAGCCTGGAATAAAATAGTCAACTACAGGAACTGAGAAACATGATGtttttaaactcttgtctaGCTATGACCATATAGAGAGATCATTCATTGTAGGCCCCGGTTCCTGCAAAAGATCGTTCCACCTAATATTCTCTTCAAGCATACAAAGATAGTTTTCATGATGATGCTTATATGGCCTCATCCAAAACTGCTTAGAATTTTATCCAAGCATCCTTTagaattttacttataaaaaaaaaagttaaatggCGCTGACCTTGTAGTTAGTGTGTTTTAtccttttcttaatttaatttatttaaatttggttgatttttttatgagaatggTAAGTTATATTAACGATCAAAAGGATAATATTCAAGTATATGGGGACTATGCATAAGATACACctaactagaaaaaaaaaaaaaaatgagcagGCATCCAATGGTacaaaatgtattaaaaaagaaagctttgAGTTCCCCTGTTGCCCTTGTGTTTCTTTCTAACCATATGCATCATTAAACAAATTGGGATCAGTCTCCGCAAGATCCTATTGGAATAACTCTCAAGTCTTCCTTTTCAACATGCTAGTAAGTTTTCCATCCATCTAGCCATCAcccaatctagcctaaagagaACAAAAACTGCTTGCCTCATAGTTCTAGCTATCTTACAATGAAGTAAGAGGTGATCCATGGCTTCCCCATCTATCCCACGCCTGTAATATAAATTTACCACGTCATGTCTCGTACATTGTTTTTCAAGATAAGGATCTTCCCTATTGCAGCCATTCAGAGATCAATGCACTATGAAGTTTCTTGACCTCAAAAACCCGTCTCTTGGACAGAACCAATGTATTTTGTCTTCCCCATCTTGTCTCAATCGAGCAAAATAAAACTGACTGTGAAATGAGTTAAAGAGATCCATCTCCAAATCCTGTGCTGCTATGATAAATTCTACTTCCCATTGAgaagatttacttgaaatttaGAACCAGGAGTGATGCCCAAGGAAGAAGAGCCAAACCCGCCTGAATTCTAAAGACGGAAGCTTGTCTCTGTCATAGGAGCGCATCATTTTGAGTTGTATCTagttacctatcaaaaaaagattTACTTGAAAATTGTAAATGATCAGCATCGATGCATCCTTTGCCCGAGCAATGAGGAAATAGATTTCGAAAGAACCCACTAAGAggcttatctccacaatatagATCATGCTagaactttttcttttgtttgaagTTTTAACATGTGGAGATACACTTATTCTACTTCTAAGATTATGGATAGAAATTCAAAACGTGTGGTATTTCAAAGATAGCTAGATCATAATGGGTTCAATGCACTAGAAATCTAGAATGTGAAAGATTTTTGGAACAAATCAAGAAACAAGTTTATTAAGGCCaattctctctttccttttgctGATGGGTGATATGACTCTGAAGATCTGCTAGAGCGACTAAATAGTTGGCAtataagggctcgtttggacacttcaaatatctcagaatatatgtgaatattagtaaaatggtttgatttaagatgttttattgggttttgggaaaggagagagaaaaagttgaataaaaatattataaaattaaaaaattgtttgaatataatttttaatattatatatgttttgagatttgaaaaagttgtattgctttttgtgttttgtttggaagtttgggaaagttttttttttttttgaaagttgtaatgattatgtaatgactagatgaaaaagttgaagatttgaaattgaaaaatgttttgtatttaagtgatgtttgggaaggaaatatcTAAGAATACATTGTTacacaaacaaggcctaaaagaTGCCATACCAACTAACTGGTAACCATGAATTATaactaataattaaatcataaaaaatgggGAAACTAATGTTCACAGTGAGCATTCTTATTCGCTGCCACGCATTTGCAAAGTCTAGGTAGATTGTTATTGGGTCCATTACAGTCTAAAGAGTTCAAACTTTTTCCTGCTTTTCTATTTCCAAATTTGTTGGTTAAAACTTTAACCTTCCTTTCATTTCTAGGAGGTTTGGTGTTGCCAAATGGTGGTAATATACTGGTTGTTTTCAACATAGGgcaatttaagaaaaatataaggaagACTATGTTTGCACCCCTAAACTAACaccaatttttcaatttatgaCTGAAACTACCAAAATTGTCAATTTGCACCCaaactaccttttttttttttttttgacaaattgaCGGTTTTGGTAA
This window of the Juglans regia cultivar Chandler chromosome 12, Walnut 2.0, whole genome shotgun sequence genome carries:
- the LOC108993856 gene encoding mitochondrial import receptor subunit TOM40-1-like isoform X2, which translates into the protein MAAALNVPLTASTPTATALPQMTKGEEKVDYLNLPCPIPYEEIHREALMSLKPELFEGMRFDFTKGLNQKFSLSHSVFMGPMEIPSQSSETIKIPAAHYEFGANFIDPKLMLFGRVMTDGKLNARVKCDLTENLSLKANSQLTNEPHMSHGMVSFDYKGKDYRTQFQLGNGALFGANYIQSVTPHLSFGGEVFWAGQHRKSGIGYAARYNTDKMVATGQVASTGLVALSYVQKVSEKVSLASDFMYNYMSKDVTASFGYDYILRQSDSGPSP
- the LOC108993856 gene encoding mitochondrial import receptor subunit TOM40-1-like isoform X1 — translated: MAAALNVPLTASTPTATALPQMTKGEEKVDYLNLPCPIPYEEIHREALMSLKPELFEGMRFDFTKGLNQKFSLSHSVFMGPMEIPSQSSETIKIPAAHYEFGANFIDPKLMLFGRVMTDGKLNARVKCDLTENLSLKANSQLTNEPHMSHGMVSFDYKGKDYRTQFQLGNGALFGANYIQSVTPHLSFGGEVFWAGQHRKSGIGYAARYNTDKMVATGQVASTGLVALSYVQKVSEKVSLASDFMYNYMSKDVTASFGYDYILRQCRLRGKIDSNGCAAAFLEERLNMGLNFILSGELDHRKKDYKFGFGLTVGE